A region of Pseudopipra pipra isolate bDixPip1 chromosome 10, bDixPip1.hap1, whole genome shotgun sequence DNA encodes the following proteins:
- the LOC135419681 gene encoding phospholipid scramblase family member 5-like — MASQESRGQTNPIFKDYLPGSSDIPEQNKPVEPTSLWKQTSHTHNLPPGLEYLNQLDRIIIHQQVELLEAILGTETSSKYEIKNHLGQRVYFAIEENDCFDRNLCSPIRSFTIRIADNTGREVIRVIRPLRCNSCWFPCFLQELEVQSPPGTTAGYVVQNWDPFLPKFTIQNQSKEDVLKIIGPYATCGCFEDVDFEVKALNEMTTIGKISKYWSGFVNNVFTNTANFGIQVPVDLDVRMKAVMIGACFLIDLMFFENSLDGL, encoded by the exons aatCTCGGGGACAAACCAACCCCATCTTTAAGGATTACCTCCCTGGTTCTTCTGACATTCCTGAACAGAATAAGCCTGTTGAACCAACAAGTCTCTGGAAGCAAACATCACACACTCATAACTTGCCACCTGGTCTAGAGTACCTGAACCAG ctggACCGGATAATTATTCATCAGCAAGTGGAGCTTCTGGAAG CCATACTTGGCACAGAGACCTCCAGCAAATATGAGATAAAAAACCATTTGGGACAAAGAGTTTACTTTGCAATAGAAGAAAATGATTGCTTTGACCGTAACCTGTGTTCGCCTATAAGGTCGTTCACCATAAGGATCGCGGATAACACGGGCCGAGAAGTGATTAGAGTGATCAGACCCTTGAGATGCAACAGCTGCTGGTTCCCCTGCTTCCTGCAGGAG TTAGAAGTTCAGTCCCCACCAGGTACAACAGCTGGGTATGTTGTACAGAACTGGGACCCTTTTCTGCCAAAGTTTACTATACAGAACCAAAGTAAAGAAGATGTACTAAAAATAATTGGCCCTTATGCAACCTGTGGCTGTTTTGAAGATGTTGACTTTGAG GTAAAAGCTCTCAATGAGATGACAACAATTGGCAAAATTTCCAAGTACTGGTCTGGATTTGTAAACAATGTCTTTACCAACACTGCCAACTTTGGGATCCAGGTCCCTGTAGATCTTGATGTGAGAATGAAGGCAGTAATGATTGGTGCTTGTTTCCTCATT GACCTAATGTTCTTTGAAAACTCTTTGGATGGATTATAA